Proteins co-encoded in one Pseudomonas fluorescens genomic window:
- a CDS encoding lysylphosphatidylglycerol synthase domain-containing protein, whose protein sequence is MSHSEAHAAVHPATAGKSRWSRWKRPLTLLFFLALIVLLTMFASRIEWAEVLQTLADFKVRTLIIASSLTLLSFLVYASFDLIGRTYIRQDLTWKQILPVGVISYAFNLNLSAWVGGIAMRYRLYSRLGVSKSNIAKILGLSLATNWFGYMTIAGVVFSSGLVRMPPGWKVSSDALQGIGVLLLLVSAGYLVACQFSRRREWSIRGVEINLPSLRMAVLQLLLGALNWSLMAAVIFTLLPSKLDYPLVLGVLLISAIAGVITHIPAGLGVLEAVFVALLQHEASRGSLVAGLLAYRAIYFLLPLLITVLMYLVVEAKAKALRIEKKPKP, encoded by the coding sequence ATGAGCCATTCCGAAGCCCACGCGGCGGTGCATCCGGCAACGGCGGGCAAGTCCCGCTGGAGTCGCTGGAAGCGTCCGCTGACCCTGCTGTTCTTTCTCGCGCTGATCGTTCTGCTGACGATGTTCGCCAGCCGCATCGAATGGGCCGAGGTGTTGCAAACCCTCGCCGATTTCAAGGTGCGCACGCTGATCATCGCCTCCAGCCTGACGCTGCTGAGTTTTCTGGTGTACGCCAGTTTCGATCTGATCGGCCGCACTTACATTCGTCAGGACCTGACCTGGAAACAGATCCTGCCGGTGGGCGTCATCAGCTATGCGTTCAACCTTAATTTGAGCGCCTGGGTCGGCGGGATCGCCATGCGTTATCGGTTGTACTCGCGGCTCGGCGTGAGCAAAAGCAACATCGCCAAGATCCTCGGCCTGAGCCTGGCGACCAACTGGTTCGGCTACATGACCATCGCGGGTGTGGTGTTCAGCAGCGGACTGGTGCGCATGCCGCCAGGCTGGAAAGTCAGCAGCGATGCGTTGCAGGGCATTGGTGTATTGCTGCTGTTGGTGAGTGCCGGGTACCTGGTCGCCTGCCAGTTTTCCCGGCGTCGCGAGTGGTCGATTCGTGGGGTGGAAATCAACCTGCCGTCGCTGCGCATGGCGGTCCTGCAGTTACTGCTCGGGGCGCTGAACTGGTCGCTGATGGCAGCGGTGATTTTCACTTTGCTGCCGAGCAAGCTCGACTACCCGCTGGTGCTCGGGGTGCTGTTGATCAGCGCGATTGCCGGCGTCATCACCCACATTCCCGCCGGGCTCGGCGTGCTGGAAGCGGTGTTCGTGGCGCTGCTGCAACACGAGGCTTCACGCGGCAGCCTGGTGGCGGGGCTGCTGGCGTATCGGGCGATCTATTTCCTGTTGCCGCTGCTGATCACCGTGCTGATGTACCTGGTGGTGGAAGCCAAGGCCAAGGCGTTGCGGATCGAGAAGAAACCCAAGCCCTGA